ATCCTATAAAAAGAGAACATATTTTGAGTAATCAGGGAGCTCGAAAATTTTTGCTGGATCTTGATATCATCCCTGAAATATTGCCACCTTCTGAAGATTTAAGAAAAGTAGAGCGTCGTCATGAAAAACAAAAGAAAATTGCAAGTAAGGGAACATCTATTATTGCAGAGAAAAATGAAGATGAACTCATTATTGACGTTCCACTCGATGTAAAGAGAGAACAAATAGAAAAAGTAAATGCGCTACTTGAGTCAAAACATGGAGAAGGAAAAGTAATTTTTATTATTTGGGATGGAACAAAAGAAGTTTCCTTCAGATATCCGAAGGGTGTTCAAATATCCGAAGACTTAGGAGTTGAGGTAATGCAAATATTTAAGTCTGAGAAATGATATTATTTGTCTCATGCTAAAGGTTCTTCCCTTTTAAAGAACGTTCGGATAACGCCCAGGGTCGAAGACCCCCCCTTGGGGTCTGGGGAAGCCATTCGTTAAATTCATGGCGTAAAAGTCCATTTTGCCCAGTTTTGGACTAATAAAAATTCATCATAAAAATTATTAAAAACAGTGAATTATCCATATTTATCGTAATAATTCACTAAATATTGACAAAAAACAGTGAATTTGATACTATTAAGGCATGACAATAAACAACATCTTCAAATCAAAAATTGAAAAGCTCAGAAAGGAGTACGACACCCTGAAGAAAGGCAAAGAATCCCTTCTGCAACTAATTTATGAATCAGAAATTCCGGAGAGTGTGTATAACTCCAATGCGATTGAGAATTCAACATTGACTCTTAAGGAAACGGAAAAAATTCTTTTGGAAATGGAAGTTTCCAGAGATGTTTCTCTTCGTGAGGTATTTGAAGCAAAAAATCTTGCGCGAGTTTCGGAATATATTCAAAAAAAATCTCAAGAATCACGCCTTGATAATGAACTCATTTTGCTTCTTCATAAAATGCTCATCAGCAATATTAATGATGATATCGCTGGTCGCTTTCGAAAAAGCGGTGAATATGTTCGCGTTGGGACGTATATTGCGCCCGCACCGGAACACGTGGAAAGAATGATCGAATCAACGCTTCTTGAATATTCGAATAATTTTTCTGATTATTTTCTTGAAAAAATTGCGAAGTTTCATTTGGATTTTGAGACGACTCACCCATTTCTTGATGGAAATGGACGCATTGGAAGAGTGCTCATGAATTACCAACTTCTGCAACTCGGATTTCCAACAATTATTCTTCAAAACAAGGGGAAGCATACATATTATTATCCGTGTTTTCGAAATTTTGAAGAAAATAAAGATGCTTCCAGAATGGAAAATCTTCTCTCACTTGCTCTCATAGAATCAATGCACAAACGAATCGCCTATCTTCAGGGGAAAACAATAATTCCTCTTTCCGAGTATGCAAAAAAACAGAAAAAATCTGCGATTTCTCTTCTGAATTCCGCAAGAAGACAAACAATTCCCGCATTCAGAGAAAAGGGAAAGTGGAAAATTGATGAAGGCTATCAGGAAGAGATATAATTTTCATTTGAAAAAACAGGATAATCCCAATGCTCGCACTTGGTGCGGGACCTCAAACATATTTTATGGCTTAATAAACTCATTTTCCGATGTGATCGGAGAAAAAATGAATACCATTTATTTCAATCGATAAATAGTCGCCTTCCCCTTCCCTACTCGTTCAATGAGCCTCATCTCAATCAGTCGATTAATGTCTTGATTGCGAGTTGGCTTTGCTCTCTCCGTAAGAGTGGAATATATCTTATCCGTAATAAAATCATGTTTTTTCAGATATTCCAAAATTTTCTCATGATGCGGTTTTAAGATAGTCTCTGGAGTAATGCTTTTTTCTGCGAGAACCTGAGACACGCGGAGGAGCTCGTCAATAATTCCATCCGTGAAGTATTCAAGCCATGAAGTAAAATCAATGTGTTTAAAAATATCATAATAATTTCCCCGAACTCCTACATTTTCAAAATATTTTGAAACATTTTGATGGTAATAATTTTCAAAACTGAAAAGATTAAAGGTATTGAGTCCCATCGCGGAGAGTAAAACTTTTGTGGCAAGTCGTACCGTCCTTCCATTCCCATCCATAAACGGATGAATTACAACGAATTGTTTATGAAAAATTCCGGCAAGAATAAGCGGATCGATTTTACTTTTATTCTTTGTCAGATAGCCAAACAAATCTTTCATGAGTGCCTTTACATCTTGATGGTCGGGTGGCCAATAAACTGTTTTCCTGAGCTTCGGATCGTTTACAAATACCGGCTCCTCACGAATTTTGCCACACCGTAAGTCCGAAATGAGTGCATTCATGACTCCTTTATGGATGTTCAGCACGAGCGGAAGATCAAAATCAACATTGTGCTTTTTCGTGATTTTATCGAGCCAAACTAAAGTATTGTTATAATTCAAAACTTCACGCTCACTATCTCGAACATGTTCAGGAGAGTTTTTAAGAATTTTTTTCACTTCTGTAAGCGGCAATGGGTTCCCTTCAATACTGGTAGAAGCATGTGCTGAAATTTCATGAGCACGCTTTGTCAGCTCCACCAAAACAACATTTGAAAATCGTTTATTGTTTAAACCGTATACAAGAGTTGCGATTCTTTTGATATTTTCGAGCAATTTTGGAGAAACGATATATTTCGGGTCAAACATAAATTTGCGTGTGAGAGATAGACAAATTATAGACGATTCAGAGACGATTGTACAGAAAACTCTGAGTGATATATTTCTTCATCTTCTCAATTCGCTATTTCAACTATAGCGGATTATGTCGGATGAGGAGTATCTGAACTAGCTCCAAAAAAAGAATTTTCTGTTTTTTTGAAGAAAAAGGTTCGGAGAATGTTCAGATAGCTGAAATATTCCTTTCCTTTTTTTTATAAAGCGGATCTAAGGTGTTTTTTCCGCGGAGTTTATCCCGCTGAATAGCGGGGCTCCGAAAACGATTTTATTTATAAGGGGAAAAGAAATACAATAATAATAGATAATCTAATAAACCTATGAATAACGACATCTTAAAGAAACGTAAACTACCGAAAGAATCAAAACTGTATCCGAAAATGTCGGATGGGGTATGTGGTGCAATTCGGACCATAATCAAGGAAGCAATTGATAGTGGC
The genomic region above belongs to Candidatus Peregrinibacteria bacterium and contains:
- a CDS encoding Fic family protein — protein: MFDPKYIVSPKLLENIKRIATLVYGLNNKRFSNVVLVELTKRAHEISAHASTSIEGNPLPLTEVKKILKNSPEHVRDSEREVLNYNNTLVWLDKITKKHNVDFDLPLVLNIHKGVMNALISDLRCGKIREEPVFVNDPKLRKTVYWPPDHQDVKALMKDLFGYLTKNKSKIDPLILAGIFHKQFVVIHPFMDGNGRTVRLATKVLLSAMGLNTFNLFSFENYYHQNVSKYFENVGVRGNYYDIFKHIDFTSWLEYFTDGIIDELLRVSQVLAEKSITPETILKPHHEKILEYLKKHDFITDKIYSTLTERAKPTRNQDINRLIEMRLIERVGKGKATIYRLK
- a CDS encoding Fic family protein; its protein translation is MTINNIFKSKIEKLRKEYDTLKKGKESLLQLIYESEIPESVYNSNAIENSTLTLKETEKILLEMEVSRDVSLREVFEAKNLARVSEYIQKKSQESRLDNELILLLHKMLISNINDDIAGRFRKSGEYVRVGTYIAPAPEHVERMIESTLLEYSNNFSDYFLEKIAKFHLDFETTHPFLDGNGRIGRVLMNYQLLQLGFPTIILQNKGKHTYYYPCFRNFEENKDASRMENLLSLALIESMHKRIAYLQGKTIIPLSEYAKKQKKSAISLLNSARRQTIPAFREKGKWKIDEGYQEEI